A genomic window from Peromyscus maniculatus bairdii isolate BWxNUB_F1_BW_parent chromosome 1, HU_Pman_BW_mat_3.1, whole genome shotgun sequence includes:
- the Clip3 gene encoding CAP-Gly domain-containing linker protein 3: MTKTDPAPMAPPPRGEEEEEEEEDEPVPEPPSPTQERRQKPVVHPSAPAPLPKDYAFTFFDPNDPACQEILFDPKTTIPELFAIVRQWVPQVQHKIDVIGNEILRRGCHVNDRDGLTDMTLLHYACKAGAHGVGDPAAAVRLSQQLLALGADVTLRSRWTNMNALHYAAYFDVPDLVRVLLKGARPRVVNSTCSDFNHGSALHIAASNLCLGAAKCLLEHGANPALRNRKGQVPAEVVPDPMDMSLDKAEAALVAKELRTLLEEAVPLSCTLPKVTLPNYDNVPGNLMLSALGLRLGDRVLLDGQKTGTLRFCGTTEFASGQWVGVELDEPEGKNDGSVGGVRYFICPPKQGLFASVSKISKAVDAPPSSVTSTPRTPRMDFSRVTGKGRREHKGKKKSPSSPSLGSQREGAKADVGDQVLVAGQKQGIVRFYGKTDFAPGYWYGIELDQPTGKHDGSVFGVRYFTCAPRHGVFAPASRIQRIGGSTDPPGDSVGAKKVHQVTMTQPKRTFTTVRTPKDIASENSISRLLFCCWFPWMLRAEMQS; encoded by the exons ATGACTAAGACAGATCCTGCCCCAATGGCCCCTCCACCccgaggggaggaagaagaggaggaggaagaggatgaaccGGTCCCAGaaccccccagccccacccaggaGCGCCGGCAGAAGCCTGTTGTGCACCCCTCAGCACCTGCCCCGCTCCCCAAGGACTACG CTTTCACCTTCTTTGACCCCAATGACCCTGCGTGCCAGGAAATTCTGTTTGACCCGAAGACCACCATTCCAGAGCTGTTCGCCATCGTTCGCCAGTGGGTGCCCCAAGTGCAGCATAAGATAGACGTCATTGGCAATGAG ATTCTGCGGCGTGGCTGCCATGTGAATGACCGTGATGGGCTCACTGACATGACACTGCTCCATTATGCGTGCAAAGCTGGGGCCCATGGAGTCG GAGACCCTGCAGCGGCGGTGCGTCTCTCACAGCAGCTGCTGGCGCTGGGCGCGGATGTGACCCTGCGCAGCCGCTGGACCAACATGAATGCGCTTCACTACGCAGCCTATTTCGATGTTCCAGACCTTGTGCGTGTGCTGCTGAAGGGGGCAAGGCCTAGGG TGGTGAACTCCACGTGCAGTGACTTCAACCATGGCTCAGCTCTGCACATCGCCGCCTCAAATCTGTGCCTGGGCGCAGCCAAGTGTTTACTGGAGCATGGTGCCAACCCAGCGCTGAGG AATCGAAAGGGACAGGTCCCGGCGGAAGTGGTCCCAGACCCTATGGACATGTCCCTTGACAAGGCGGAGGCGGCGCTGGTGGCCAAGGAACTGCGGACCCTGCTGGAAGAGGCTGTCCCACTGTCCTGCACCCTCCCCAAAGTCACACTACCCAACTATGACAACGTCCCAGGCAATCTCATGCTCAGTGCGCTGGGCCTGCGCCTAGGAGACCGAGTGCTGCTGGACGGCCAGAAG ACTGGCACACTGCGCTTCTGCGGGACCACGGAGTTCGCTAGCGGCCAGTGGGTGGGCGTGGAGCTGGATGAGCCGGAGGGCAAGAACGATGGCAGTGTCGGGGGGGTCCGGTACTTCATCTGCCCCCCCAAGCAGG GTCTCTTTGCTTCTGTGTCCAAGATCTCCAAGGCGGTGGACGCACCCCCGTCATCCGTTACCTCCACACCCCGGACTCCCCGCATGGACTTCTCCCGTGTAACTGGCAAAGGCCGGAGGGAACACAAAG GAAAGAAGAAGTCCCCGTCTTCCCCATCTCTGGGCAGCCAGCGTGAAGGGGCCAAGGCTGATGTTGGAGACCAAGTCCTGGTGGCGGGCCAGAAGCAGGGGATTGTGCGCTTCTACGGGAAGACCGACTTTGCTCCCG GTTACTGGTATGGCATCGAGCTGGACCAGCCCACAGGCAAGCATGACGGCTCTGTGTTTGGTGTCCGGTACTTCACCTGCGCCCCGCGACACGGGGTCTTTGCCCCAGCCTCTCGCATCCAGAG GATTGGTGGATCCACTGATCCCCCTGGAGACAGTGTCGGAGCCAAAAAAGTGCATCAAGTAACAa